In Juglans regia cultivar Chandler chromosome 5, Walnut 2.0, whole genome shotgun sequence, the following are encoded in one genomic region:
- the LOC109004035 gene encoding uncharacterized protein LOC109004035, which yields MDTKYAGYYCQECDYVAHLPCTYDKLLMDGYVDISVTLDAQFEEISLEEGGVVGEIKHFSHQHNLCLGDKEIEDDKFCEGCGQLILDSFYKCEQCKFFLHESCAKLPKKKRHLLHRHPLTLNSRGDCMFYCSACKHPHRGFSYKCDECYYNLDIQCISLPETFKHEGHQHSLFLAISSMEKCKACDSSSNCYGAFFEPVFVCTERDFVLGFECASLPLEARYDTHLLKLTYTVEDDSGEYYCMICKEKRNPNHWFYYCEKGGFAAHIGCISVSWRS from the coding sequence ATGGACACAAAGTATGCAGGTTATTATTGCCAAGAATGTGATTATGTTGCCCACTTGCCCTGCACTTATGATAAATTGCTTATGGATGGGTATGTGGACATAAGTGTAACTCTTGATGCACAGTTTGAGGAGATAAGCCTAGAAGAGGGTGGAGTAGTTGGGGAGATCAAACACTTCAGTCATCAACATAATTTATGTCTTGGTGATAAAGAAATAGAGGATGATAAGTTTTGTGAAGGGTGTGGGCAACTAATCTTGGACTCTTTTTACAAATGTGAGCAATGCAAATtcttccttcatgaaagttgtgcTAAACTACCCAAAAAGAAGCGACACTTGCTTCATCGACACCCTCTCACTCTCAACTCAAGGGGTGATTGCATGTTCTATTGCAGTGCTTGTAAGCATCCTCACAGAGGCTTTAGCTACAAATGTGATGAGTGTTACTACAACTTGGacattcaatgtatttcactcCCGGAAACCTTTAAACATGAAGGTCATCAGCATTCCCTCTTCCTTGCTATAAGTTCGATGGAAAAATGCAAAGCTTGTGATAGCTCAAGCAACTGTTATGGTGCATTCTTCGAACCTGTATTTGTATGTACCGAGCGCGATTTCGTCTTGGGTTTTGAATGTGCAAGTCTTCCGCTTGAAGCTAGGTATGACACACATCTTCTCAAACTCACATATACCGTCGAAGATGATTCGGGAGAATATTATTGTATGATTTGCAAGGAGAAAAGAAATCCAAACCATTGGTTCTATTATTGTGAAAAAGGTGGCTTTGCTGCTCATATTGGATGCATTTCTGTGTCATGGAGATCCTAG